The genomic region GATCGCTATTGCAGATGAGATCAAAAGTCGTCATCCAGAAGCTGAGATATTGTTCGTAGGTGCGAAGGATCGTATGGAAATGGAGAAGGTGCCTCAGGCTGGTTATAAAATCGAAGGTCTGTGGATCACTGGGATCGATCGTTCCCTAAGTCTAAGAAACTTATCTTTTCCTTTTAAGTTAATTAGCAGTATCTCAAAATCACGAAAAATCGTAAAGAGATTTAAGCCAGATGTAGTCATTGGTACTGGTGGATTTGCCAGCGGACCATTACTGCGTATAGCGATCTCCAGGAATATCCCAACGCTGGTACAGGAACAGAATAGTCTTCCAGGTATCACCAATAAAATACTGGCCAAAAATGCAAGTGTTATCTGTGCTGCCTATGAAAAAGTAAAAGATTATTTCCCTGCGGAAAAAACTGTCATCACCGGTAATCCGGTTAGACAGGATTTGCTTAAGGTGAATACGCTAAGGCAGGAAGCTCAGGAATACTTTAAACTGAAGCCTGGAAAGAAGACGGTGCTTATTCTAGGAGGGAGCCTGGGAGCCAGAAGGATCAATAAACTTATTGAAACCTATTTAAAAAGATTCGAACAGGAAAATGTGCAATTGATCTGGCAAATTGGGAAACTATATTATTC from Christiangramia sp. OXR-203 harbors:
- the murG gene encoding undecaprenyldiphospho-muramoylpentapeptide beta-N-acetylglucosaminyltransferase, which produces MKKNMRVILSGGGTGGHIYPAIAIADEIKSRHPEAEILFVGAKDRMEMEKVPQAGYKIEGLWITGIDRSLSLRNLSFPFKLISSISKSRKIVKRFKPDVVIGTGGFASGPLLRIAISRNIPTLVQEQNSLPGITNKILAKNASVICAAYEKVKDYFPAEKTVITGNPVRQDLLKVNTLRQEAQEYFKLKPGKKTVLILGGSLGARRINKLIETYLKRFEQENVQLIWQIGKLYYSDYKKYASDKVVAKEYINRMDLAYAAADVIISRAGAGSVSELCIVGKPVLFIPSPNVAENHQAKNAMAVTDHDAALMITEDELTEKFDPCFFSFLKDERRLERFSRNIKQLALPNATSDIVNEVEKLVERN